A genomic segment from Tolypothrix sp. NIES-4075 encodes:
- a CDS encoding GumC family protein: MLKSEKYPHPLSQANTAQLNDVEEGGLNLGQVGSALRRRALLIVGLTGIVATAAVLKAEQDPPVYQGEFEILTKPLTGENKALADVPQTLGSQQKIADAESTKTTIQVLKSRKVLAPVVEELQAKYPKLTYDLLAGNLTIEPEQENILQVQYLNADQKQVIEVSQALAKTFLQYSLAERQADVAQAIKFVKQEKLPLEQRVVLWQNKLRNLRLENKLIDPAQKAQEVSTHIATLTQQQLDNRVQLQQMAAKYQDLQTELAQQPGAEASNSLLSDNPRYQKLLDQIQEANAQIAKRSAVFTDQEEGMTRLYEQKATMLSLLQQERERVNRDFQSRIRELEARDRALDAKINSLNYYVKELATISRNYDNIQRELQVATQGLTQFTTKEQALQLDKAQKQQPWQLLDPKLTKVTEPDAVSESAKKNLALGGMLGLLLGVGAALVVDKLSNVFYTSKELKDATRLPLLGVVPLRKELAALAKSENIAKGVQALSSISFFEVFRSLYTNILLLGSDTPIRSLVISSAGQGDGKSTVAIQLAQAAAAMGQRVLLVDANLRCPTLHNRVGLMNIQGLTDVISQDLEWSNVIERSHDEENLFVMSAGPIPPDSVRLLASQKMQDLMDDLQASFDLVIYDTPPLLGFADAYLLAANTNGMVLVAGLGKLKRTVLQQALEEIQVSGTPILGLIANKSKDSTPSSYSHYQQYYRQSMSAERVGDDTDDDTANSASMTNIKRR, encoded by the coding sequence ATGCTGAAGTCAGAAAAATACCCTCACCCTTTGTCACAAGCGAATACAGCCCAATTAAATGATGTTGAAGAAGGTGGATTAAATCTGGGTCAAGTTGGATCTGCTTTGCGTCGCCGAGCATTGTTAATTGTTGGTTTAACAGGCATAGTAGCAACAGCAGCGGTATTGAAAGCAGAACAAGATCCGCCAGTATATCAAGGCGAGTTTGAGATTTTAACTAAGCCTTTGACTGGCGAGAATAAAGCTCTAGCCGATGTTCCTCAAACTCTGGGTTCCCAACAGAAAATAGCAGATGCGGAGTCAACAAAAACCACAATTCAAGTTTTAAAAAGTCGTAAAGTCCTAGCTCCGGTTGTCGAAGAGCTTCAGGCTAAATATCCAAAGCTGACTTACGATCTACTTGCTGGGAACTTAACTATTGAACCCGAGCAGGAAAATATTTTACAAGTCCAATATCTAAATGCAGATCAAAAGCAAGTTATCGAAGTTTCCCAAGCACTTGCTAAAACTTTTTTGCAGTATAGTTTGGCAGAGCGTCAGGCAGACGTAGCTCAGGCAATTAAGTTCGTTAAGCAAGAAAAACTGCCCTTAGAGCAGCGGGTTGTATTATGGCAAAACAAACTGCGAAACCTGCGACTGGAGAATAAGTTAATTGATCCAGCACAGAAAGCTCAAGAAGTGTCTACTCATATTGCTACTTTGACGCAACAGCAACTCGATAATCGGGTGCAGCTACAGCAAATGGCTGCCAAGTATCAGGACTTGCAAACAGAGTTAGCGCAACAACCAGGTGCTGAGGCTAGTAATTCATTGTTGAGTGATAATCCTCGCTATCAAAAGCTACTGGATCAAATTCAGGAAGCGAACGCTCAGATAGCCAAAAGATCAGCTGTCTTCACGGATCAAGAAGAGGGTATGACGCGTCTTTATGAACAGAAAGCAACGATGCTTTCCTTGTTGCAGCAAGAAAGAGAGCGGGTTAATCGAGACTTTCAAAGCCGGATTCGCGAACTAGAAGCCAGAGATCGAGCATTGGATGCAAAAATAAATAGTCTAAATTATTACGTCAAAGAGTTGGCAACTATTAGCCGTAATTACGATAACATTCAGCGGGAATTACAAGTTGCCACTCAAGGTCTGACTCAATTTACAACCAAAGAACAAGCGTTGCAGCTCGATAAAGCCCAAAAGCAGCAACCTTGGCAGTTACTCGATCCTAAACTCACTAAAGTGACTGAACCTGATGCTGTCTCAGAAAGTGCTAAGAAAAACTTAGCATTGGGAGGAATGTTAGGTTTGTTGTTGGGTGTAGGGGCAGCTTTAGTTGTAGATAAACTCAGCAATGTTTTCTATACTTCTAAGGAACTCAAAGATGCTACTAGACTGCCGTTGTTAGGTGTGGTTCCGTTAAGAAAAGAACTAGCAGCATTGGCAAAGTCAGAAAATATAGCTAAAGGAGTGCAAGCACTAAGTAGCATTTCGTTTTTTGAAGTATTCCGCTCTCTCTATACGAATATTCTTCTTTTGGGTTCGGATACACCAATTCGCTCTCTTGTCATCAGTTCGGCTGGACAAGGAGATGGTAAATCAACTGTTGCTATACAGTTAGCACAGGCAGCAGCAGCGATGGGGCAACGGGTATTATTAGTAGATGCGAATCTACGTTGTCCGACTTTGCACAATCGAGTAGGATTGATGAATATTCAGGGATTGACCGATGTAATTTCCCAAGATTTAGAGTGGAGTAATGTAATTGAGCGATCGCATGACGAAGAAAATCTGTTTGTCATGAGTGCAGGTCCCATTCCACCAGACTCGGTAAGGTTACTCGCTTCTCAAAAAATGCAAGATTTAATGGACGATTTGCAAGCCAGTTTCGATTTGGTAATCTATGACACACCGCCACTTTTGGGCTTTGCAGATGCCTATTTACTAGCGGCTAATACCAACGGTATGGTGCTAGTTGCTGGTTTGGGTAAGCTCAAACGTACTGTACTCCAACAAGCATTAGAAGAGATTCAAGTTTCTGGCACTCCCATTTTAGGGTTGATCGCCAATAAATCTAAAGATTCCACACCATCGTCTTATAGCCACTATCAGCAGTATTACAGACAGAGCATGAGTGCTGAACGAGTTGGTGACGATACAGATGACGACACCGCTAATTCCGCGTCAATGACAAACATAAAACGACGTTAA
- a CDS encoding SpoIID/LytB domain-containing protein, producing the protein MKLQLLLGSLFSQIKVRHWWIGILFWIVLVAPAQASVILRVAIERGVNQVKVGSSTTAIVKDGSGRTLGQLPSMSSYYAQAIPGGVALDRWRSGLFWIEPTGKGFVYIGDRWYRGRTLVVPTDKGLTAVNWVDIEEYLYSVIGGEMDANWPQEALQAQAIAARTYALYEREKQRSNPIYDVGDTPDRWQIYKGVISESGGTYKAVDATAGQVLTYRNQIILSVFHACSGGHTENVEDVWGNTLPYLRAVQDFDQNISECNWVKTFSSAQISAMIPGVGNVKDMLPEAFSPFRSVKTLKIVGDKGTKVLQGEEVRTALKLKSTRFNVSKQTDGSFVLQGLGYGHALGMSQWGAYNLARRGVNHLQILGHYYQGVALTPIRVK; encoded by the coding sequence ATGAAGTTACAACTGTTATTAGGGTCTTTATTTTCCCAGATTAAAGTCCGCCATTGGTGGATAGGCATTCTTTTTTGGATTGTTTTGGTTGCGCCGGCTCAAGCATCTGTAATATTGCGCGTAGCAATTGAAAGAGGCGTTAATCAGGTAAAAGTCGGCAGTTCCACAACTGCGATCGTTAAAGATGGTTCTGGTCGCACTTTAGGACAATTACCGTCTATGAGTTCCTATTATGCCCAAGCGATTCCTGGGGGAGTTGCTTTGGATAGATGGCGATCTGGTTTATTTTGGATTGAGCCAACAGGTAAGGGATTCGTTTATATAGGCGATCGCTGGTATCGAGGCAGAACTTTAGTTGTCCCCACAGACAAAGGCTTAACCGCTGTAAACTGGGTTGATATCGAAGAATATCTCTACAGCGTCATCGGTGGCGAAATGGATGCGAACTGGCCCCAAGAAGCGCTACAAGCACAGGCGATCGCCGCCCGTACCTATGCCCTCTACGAACGCGAAAAACAACGCAGCAATCCCATTTACGATGTCGGCGATACCCCCGACCGCTGGCAAATTTACAAAGGCGTAATTAGTGAATCCGGTGGCACTTATAAAGCAGTAGATGCCACAGCAGGGCAAGTACTAACTTATAGAAATCAAATTATTCTTTCAGTTTTTCACGCTTGTTCTGGCGGACACACCGAAAACGTTGAAGATGTTTGGGGAAACACCCTGCCTTACCTGCGTGCAGTTCAAGACTTCGACCAAAATATTAGCGAATGCAATTGGGTGAAAACCTTCTCAAGCGCACAAATCAGCGCCATGATTCCTGGTGTGGGCAATGTCAAAGATATGCTTCCAGAAGCGTTTTCCCCTTTCCGCAGCGTTAAAACTTTGAAAATTGTCGGTGACAAAGGTACTAAAGTATTACAAGGCGAAGAAGTGCGTACTGCCCTAAAGCTGAAAAGTACTCGCTTTAACGTCAGCAAACAAACAGATGGTAGCTTTGTCCTTCAAGGACTCGGCTACGGTCATGCTTTAGGTATGAGTCAATGGGGAGCGTATAATTTAGCTCGACGAGGAGTCAACCACCTACAAATTTTGGGGCATTATTACCAAGGCGTAGCCCTTACCCCGATTCGAGTAAAGTAA
- a CDS encoding alpha-amylase family glycosyl hydrolase, producing MKFIFSHAVIICTICAFPVKTLAAERPTAIFHAFDQQYSDVEQFVCELGKQGYSHILTPPTQKSNPSPEWWARYQPVDYSVIEGRGSQEDLKKLINKAHSCNVKVIADVVFNHMANLDGNDDFEDLTKFPGLRASDFNSASDHPGKKPCSINYSDGNRNSEINCWLGGLPDLIFTNNVKKIQKAHLKKLLDMGIDGFRFDAAKHMPADVVKEYISYVSRESQGKTWNYLEVIADGDTSAENYNWIAPVTDFVLYNSMKNAFTFGGDLRSLRVTTAVNDPSSVTFGRNHDNIREINSSAINPYSDRSDSFLATAYVLARESGTPLVLNWDNADASFIKYGVKFRQIMRQRGNEGKNVKENVLAAVDSPTVLLMERGSEGFFVVNKGENKFNVPTLDLTLTNLEGCYRELRNNFTVAIERRNNGKKFITRWGTWNRGGMEVNKSDALYFIREGFNQCKAG from the coding sequence ATGAAATTTATCTTCAGCCATGCAGTTATTATTTGCACAATTTGCGCTTTTCCTGTTAAAACATTAGCAGCAGAAAGACCCACTGCTATCTTTCATGCATTTGATCAACAGTACAGTGATGTCGAACAGTTTGTCTGTGAACTAGGTAAGCAAGGATATTCTCACATACTTACTCCTCCAACCCAGAAGTCTAATCCCAGTCCAGAATGGTGGGCACGCTATCAACCCGTAGACTACAGCGTCATTGAAGGTAGAGGTTCCCAAGAAGATTTAAAAAAACTGATTAATAAAGCTCACAGTTGTAATGTCAAAGTCATTGCTGATGTTGTTTTCAATCACATGGCTAATTTGGATGGTAATGATGATTTTGAAGACTTAACTAAATTTCCAGGTCTTAGAGCAAGTGATTTTAATTCTGCCTCAGACCATCCGGGTAAAAAACCTTGTAGCATTAATTATAGTGATGGTAACAGAAATTCAGAAATTAATTGTTGGTTGGGCGGACTTCCTGACTTGATATTCACCAATAACGTTAAAAAAATCCAAAAAGCTCATTTAAAGAAATTACTAGATATGGGAATTGATGGATTTAGGTTTGATGCTGCTAAACATATGCCAGCAGATGTTGTGAAAGAGTACATCAGCTACGTTTCACGAGAAAGCCAAGGAAAAACGTGGAATTATCTTGAAGTGATTGCAGATGGTGACACCAGTGCAGAAAACTATAACTGGATTGCTCCTGTTACAGATTTTGTTCTCTATAACTCTATGAAAAATGCCTTCACCTTTGGTGGAGATTTGCGATCGCTGCGAGTTACCACAGCTGTCAACGATCCGAGTAGCGTTACCTTTGGCAGAAACCACGATAATATCCGTGAGATTAACTCCAGTGCTATCAATCCCTACAGCGATCGCTCTGATTCTTTCCTAGCAACAGCCTACGTACTGGCAAGAGAAAGCGGCACTCCTCTAGTACTCAACTGGGATAACGCGGATGCTTCTTTTATCAAATATGGTGTCAAGTTCCGCCAAATTATGCGCCAACGGGGAAATGAGGGAAAAAACGTTAAAGAAAATGTTTTGGCAGCTGTTGATAGTCCTACTGTGTTGCTGATGGAGCGAGGCAGTGAGGGATTTTTTGTTGTTAATAAAGGTGAGAATAAATTTAATGTGCCAACACTGGATTTAACCCTGACTAATTTGGAGGGATGTTATCGAGAACTCCGCAATAACTTTACTGTTGCTATTGAGCGTCGCAATAACGGTAAAAAATTTATAACTCGTTGGGGTACTTGGAATAGAGGCGGTATGGAAGTCAACAAAAGCGATGCACTCTACTTTATTCGAGAAGGTTTTAATCAATGTAAAGCAGGCTAA
- the psb34 gene encoding photosystem II assembly protein Psb34 produces the protein MYTTVNEDGVLNNYATEPQMYYAEYPAIWEQRKYVVQGVFAAIIVTTLVLVGLSVS, from the coding sequence ATGTATACAACAGTTAACGAAGACGGCGTTTTAAACAACTATGCAACCGAACCTCAGATGTATTACGCTGAGTACCCAGCAATTTGGGAACAACGCAAATATGTTGTACAGGGTGTTTTTGCCGCAATAATAGTCACCACCCTAGTTTTGGTTGGTTTGAGCGTTAGCTAA
- a CDS encoding plasmid partition protein ParG has protein sequence MAKPEDTVKLVISKELKIRFKSLCVQGETDMSSVARDLIAQWCEEQEKKLDQQKKK, from the coding sequence ATGGCAAAACCCGAAGACACTGTAAAGCTGGTTATTAGCAAAGAATTAAAAATCCGTTTCAAGTCGCTGTGCGTGCAAGGAGAAACGGATATGAGCAGTGTTGCTAGAGATTTAATCGCGCAGTGGTGCGAAGAGCAAGAGAAAAAGCTTGACCAACAGAAAAAAAAGTAG